A genome region from Sphingomonas sp. BGYR3 includes the following:
- a CDS encoding glycoside hydrolase family 3 C-terminal domain-containing protein: MIALVLALAAAQETPVDADVAARIAAMTPAEKAAQLQSKVTQSSPDLPAYDYWNEALHGLARNGVATVFPQAIGLAATWDAPLMERIGTAVSTEARAKYNALSGDDRKRYQGLTIWSPNINIFRDPRWGRGQETYGEDPVLTGTLAVGYVRGLQGPDPEQPRVIATPKHLAAHSGPEAGRDSFSVQTSPHDVEATYLPAFRQALTEGKAQSVMCAYNGIHGVPACAAGWLLNDRVRRDWGFTGFVVSDCDAIGNIAHYQRYARNNAEGSALAIAAGMDLNCGTGFAALDKALADGLTDQATVDRALGRVLMGRKRLGDAFGTTSRWDSIRPDQVGTPQHRALALEAARKSIVLLENRGVLPLKAGARIAVIGPNADSVDVLQANYHGTAARPVTPLAGLNARFDVRYAQGATLADGVPVVVPATAFGDGLTAEFFADPDLAGTPMGTAKHRTVDFDWNRAPPLPSLPDNRYGVRWTGTLAAEGPGEHVLRVDIPRCWDACTGRDAVRLWIDDQPVIADSGDGKGVEVRYTFADTKPHRFRMELAHRGEDEGVRLTWVAPAAAQRERAVAAAQDADAVVAFVGLSPAVEGEALQIEVPGFSGGDRTDIGLSAAQQSLLEAVKTSGKPLIVVLLSGSAVAMEWAKANADAVLAAWYPGEAGGTAIADVLDGTANPSGRLPVTFYARTRDLPAFVDYNMRERTYRYFSGTPLWGFGHGLSYSSFGYAAPSGPANLRAGETLTVTARVTNQGKRTGDEVVQAYLIAPDALNRIGSFNDPVLRHSLVGFQRITLKPGERGTVRFTLDPRRLSTVDVAGNRAVRPGEYRLFIGGGQPGMAAGSELRFTITGEQALPK; the protein is encoded by the coding sequence ATGATCGCGCTCGTGCTGGCACTTGCCGCCGCACAGGAAACACCGGTGGATGCCGATGTCGCGGCGCGCATCGCAGCCATGACGCCCGCGGAAAAGGCAGCGCAGCTTCAGTCGAAGGTGACGCAATCCTCGCCCGATCTGCCCGCCTATGATTACTGGAACGAGGCGCTGCACGGCCTGGCCCGCAACGGCGTGGCGACGGTGTTTCCGCAGGCCATCGGCCTTGCCGCGACCTGGGATGCACCGTTGATGGAGCGGATCGGCACCGCGGTGTCGACCGAGGCCAGGGCGAAGTATAACGCGCTGAGCGGCGACGACCGAAAGCGGTATCAGGGCCTGACCATCTGGTCCCCCAACATCAACATCTTTCGCGATCCGCGCTGGGGCCGGGGTCAGGAAACCTATGGCGAGGATCCGGTGCTGACCGGGACGCTGGCCGTCGGTTATGTCCGCGGCCTGCAAGGCCCGGACCCGGAACAACCGCGCGTCATTGCCACGCCAAAGCATCTGGCGGCGCATAGCGGACCGGAGGCGGGGCGCGACAGTTTCAGCGTGCAGACCAGCCCGCATGATGTGGAGGCGACCTATCTGCCCGCGTTCCGTCAGGCGCTGACCGAGGGCAAGGCGCAGTCGGTGATGTGCGCCTATAACGGCATACACGGTGTGCCGGCCTGCGCCGCCGGATGGCTGCTCAACGACCGGGTGCGGCGCGACTGGGGCTTTACCGGGTTCGTCGTTTCGGATTGCGACGCCATCGGCAATATCGCGCATTATCAGCGTTATGCGCGGAACAATGCCGAGGGTTCGGCGCTGGCCATCGCTGCGGGCATGGACCTGAATTGCGGAACCGGCTTTGCCGCGCTGGACAAGGCGCTGGCCGATGGGCTGACCGATCAGGCGACGGTGGACCGCGCGCTGGGCCGGGTGTTGATGGGGCGCAAGCGGCTGGGCGATGCCTTTGGCACCACAAGCCGATGGGACAGCATCCGCCCCGATCAGGTGGGGACACCGCAGCATCGCGCGCTGGCGCTGGAGGCGGCGCGCAAGTCGATCGTCCTGTTGGAGAACCGGGGTGTCCTGCCGCTGAAGGCCGGGGCGCGGATTGCCGTGATCGGCCCCAATGCCGACAGCGTGGATGTGCTGCAGGCGAATTATCACGGCACGGCTGCGCGCCCGGTGACGCCGCTGGCTGGTCTTAACGCACGGTTCGACGTCCGATACGCACAGGGCGCGACATTGGCGGATGGCGTGCCGGTGGTGGTGCCGGCGACAGCATTTGGCGATGGACTGACGGCGGAATTCTTTGCCGATCCCGATCTTGCCGGGACGCCGATGGGGACGGCAAAGCATCGGACGGTCGATTTCGACTGGAACCGTGCGCCGCCGCTGCCATCGTTGCCAGACAATCGCTACGGCGTTCGCTGGACGGGGACGCTCGCGGCCGAGGGGCCAGGCGAGCACGTGCTGCGCGTCGATATTCCCCGGTGCTGGGATGCGTGCACGGGCCGCGACGCGGTTCGGCTGTGGATCGACGATCAGCCGGTGATTGCGGATAGCGGCGACGGCAAGGGTGTGGAGGTCCGCTACACTTTTGCCGATACGAAACCGCACCGGTTCCGCATGGAGCTGGCCCATCGCGGCGAGGATGAGGGCGTCCGCCTGACCTGGGTTGCGCCAGCCGCGGCGCAGCGGGAGCGGGCGGTGGCCGCGGCGCAGGACGCCGATGCCGTCGTTGCCTTCGTCGGCCTGTCCCCGGCGGTGGAAGGCGAGGCGCTGCAGATCGAGGTGCCGGGATTTTCCGGCGGCGACCGCACAGACATCGGCCTGTCTGCTGCGCAGCAATCGCTGCTGGAGGCAGTGAAGACCAGCGGCAAGCCGCTGATCGTCGTGCTGCTTTCCGGTAGCGCGGTGGCGATGGAATGGGCCAAGGCCAATGCGGATGCGGTGCTGGCCGCATGGTATCCCGGCGAGGCGGGGGGAACGGCGATTGCCGATGTGCTGGACGGAACCGCCAACCCGTCGGGTCGCCTGCCGGTGACCTTTTATGCGCGGACCCGCGACCTGCCCGCTTTTGTCGATTACAACATGCGCGAGCGGACCTATCGCTATTTCAGCGGAACGCCGCTGTGGGGCTTTGGCCATGGGCTGAGCTATTCCAGCTTTGGCTATGCTGCGCCGTCCGGCCCGGCAAACCTGCGAGCGGGCGAGACGTTGACGGTCACGGCGCGCGTCACCAATCAGGGAAAGCGGACGGGCGACGAGGTGGTGCAGGCCTATTTGATCGCGCCGGATGCGCTGAACCGCATCGGCAGTTTCAACGATCCGGTGCTGCGGCACAGCCTGGTCGGGTTTCAGCGGATCACGCTGAAGCCGGGTGAACGCGGAACGGTACGCTTCACGCTCGACCCGCGCCGATTGAGCACGGTCGATGTCGCGGGCAACCGCGCGGTTCGGCCGGGCGAATACCGGCTGTTCATTGGCGGCGGTCAGCCCGGCATGGCGGCAGGGAGCGAACTGCGCTTCACCATCACCGGCGAACAGGCGCTGCCGAAATGA
- a CDS encoding family 20 glycosylhydrolase — MMVRTAWMVSFLALAIASDPAFSQTIPVIPIPADVAPAAGRYRVTAATGVAVDPADAGAARAADLLIAQVRTDRGLTLNRKDGGGIRIVRDDTVTGEEAYRLTISRSGVTIAASGDRGMIWGAMTLAQLLSPDAKAGQPVSLAAVTISDAPRFSWRGLMMDVSRHFQPVETLYPIVDAMMAQKLNTLHLHLSDDQGWRVEIKRYPDLTRIGGFRTPPSAGEPPREKVGGFYTQDELKKLVAYAAERGIVIVPEIDLPGHAQAAVAAYPQEIGVLGDRPQVGNEWGVNPWLFAPNERSMTFIKNVLDELVEIFPSPIIHVGGDEAVKDQWKRSPAVQAQMKALGLTTENQLQGWMIAELGKHLASKGRRLIGWDEILEGDVPTSASVMSWRGDKGAVEAANKGHDVVLSPAPNLYFDNLQSDRSDEPPGRLGIQTLEQVYGYDPQPPGIDPAKLKHVLGAQANAWSEYLVTPEQKQHAIFPRLSALAELTWSPKEKRDWRGFVARLEPQMVRYRREGVGAADSAFAVNFRPAGGRGDALRQGMVTLGMDNQTKRGVIRYTLDGKQPTARSPVFKAPIEVKAGAVVTAAPFAADGRAMAAPRQYAATRAAWLSAGPSDLSACPQGALGLRVPLAGMQTANTPAFNVNIFDTCTQWLKAPLGEARGFAIDVARLPRHYGLAHEASALREHYAVTRFGELVVTAGGCKGRVVGTYPLPDPASAPNRFRFTGTLSGEAGDADLCFQFTSPLSHPFYAVEGVTLEDAR; from the coding sequence ATGATGGTCAGAACCGCGTGGATGGTCTCGTTCCTCGCTCTGGCCATCGCCAGCGACCCCGCCTTTTCCCAAACCATTCCGGTCATTCCGATACCGGCCGATGTCGCACCGGCCGCCGGACGCTATCGGGTGACCGCAGCAACCGGCGTTGCCGTCGATCCGGCAGATGCTGGCGCGGCGCGCGCGGCCGATCTGCTGATTGCCCAGGTGCGCACCGACCGCGGCCTGACGCTGAACCGCAAGGATGGCGGGGGCATCCGCATCGTACGCGATGATACGGTGACGGGTGAGGAGGCCTATCGCCTGACCATCTCGCGCAGCGGCGTGACGATTGCCGCCAGCGGGGATCGTGGCATGATCTGGGGGGCGATGACGCTGGCCCAGCTACTCAGCCCCGATGCAAAGGCTGGCCAGCCGGTTTCCCTTGCCGCCGTAACGATTAGCGATGCGCCTCGCTTTTCCTGGCGCGGGCTGATGATGGACGTCAGCCGCCATTTCCAGCCGGTCGAAACGCTGTACCCGATCGTCGATGCGATGATGGCGCAAAAGCTGAATACCCTGCACCTGCACCTGTCGGACGATCAGGGATGGCGGGTGGAGATCAAACGCTATCCTGACCTGACGCGGATCGGCGGTTTTCGCACGCCGCCCTCGGCCGGGGAGCCGCCGCGCGAGAAGGTGGGCGGATTTTACACCCAGGACGAGCTGAAGAAACTGGTCGCCTATGCTGCCGAGCGCGGGATCGTGATTGTCCCCGAAATCGATCTGCCCGGCCATGCGCAGGCGGCCGTCGCCGCCTATCCCCAGGAAATCGGCGTGCTGGGCGACCGGCCGCAAGTCGGCAACGAATGGGGCGTCAATCCGTGGCTTTTCGCGCCGAACGAGCGCAGCATGACGTTCATCAAGAATGTTCTGGATGAACTGGTCGAGATTTTCCCGTCGCCGATCATCCATGTCGGCGGGGACGAGGCGGTCAAGGATCAGTGGAAGCGATCGCCCGCGGTGCAGGCGCAGATGAAGGCGCTGGGCCTGACGACCGAAAACCAGTTGCAGGGATGGATGATCGCCGAACTGGGCAAGCATCTGGCGAGCAAGGGCCGCCGACTGATCGGATGGGACGAGATCCTGGAGGGCGATGTGCCGACCAGTGCGTCGGTGATGTCGTGGCGCGGGGACAAGGGCGCGGTCGAGGCGGCGAACAAGGGGCATGACGTGGTGCTTTCGCCCGCACCCAACCTGTATTTCGACAATCTGCAATCGGATCGGTCGGACGAGCCGCCGGGGCGATTGGGCATCCAGACGCTGGAACAGGTCTATGGCTATGATCCGCAGCCGCCGGGGATCGACCCGGCAAAGCTGAAGCACGTGCTGGGCGCACAGGCCAATGCGTGGTCCGAATATCTGGTGACGCCGGAGCAGAAGCAGCACGCGATTTTCCCGCGCCTGTCCGCGCTGGCTGAACTGACCTGGTCGCCCAAGGAAAAGCGGGACTGGCGCGGGTTCGTCGCCCGGCTGGAACCGCAGATGGTCCGGTATCGGCGGGAGGGTGTGGGCGCTGCGGACAGTGCCTTTGCCGTCAATTTCCGGCCGGCGGGCGGGCGGGGCGATGCCCTGCGTCAGGGCATGGTCACGCTGGGCATGGACAACCAGACGAAGCGTGGCGTGATCCGCTATACGCTGGATGGCAAGCAGCCCACCGCCCGGTCGCCGGTGTTCAAGGCGCCGATTGAGGTGAAGGCGGGCGCAGTGGTGACGGCCGCGCCGTTTGCGGCCGATGGACGGGCCATGGCCGCGCCGCGCCAATATGCGGCAACGCGCGCGGCATGGCTTTCGGCGGGTCCGAGCGACCTTTCCGCCTGTCCGCAGGGCGCGCTTGGCCTTCGCGTCCCGCTGGCCGGGATGCAGACGGCGAACACCCCCGCGTTCAACGTCAACATCTTTGACACCTGCACCCAATGGCTGAAGGCGCCGCTGGGCGAGGCCAGGGGTTTTGCCATCGATGTCGCCCGCCTGCCCCGGCATTACGGGCTGGCGCATGAGGCATCGGCGCTGCGCGAGCACTATGCCGTCACCCGCTTTGGCGAGCTGGTCGTCACGGCGGGGGGATGCAAGGGCCGGGTGGTCGGCACCTATCCGCTGCCCGATCCGGCGAGCGCGCCCAACCGGTTCCGCTTTACCGGCACGCTGTCGGGTGAAGCCGGGGACGCCGATCTGTGTTTCCAGTTCACATCACCCCTGTCGCACCCCTTTTACGCAGTGGAGGGCGTGACGCTGGAGGACGCCCGATGA
- a CDS encoding TonB-dependent receptor: MASTAIVSMGGIAHAQDAQAVDPGQDDIVVTGIRKSIADSIERKREANSIVDVISAEDVGRFPDSNVADSLARLPGVTVDRQFGEGEQLSIAGVEPALNRLTINGHSVASADWGGNPSDRSSRSFNYSLLSPTIISQAVVYKTPEARLQEGAIGASVDVVTRKPLDLDSGTIAVTAGGEYNDRADRGSFRGSALYSWKNADDTIGILASVNYDKEQLSRAGVAVYWYRTGQALLDNAPATATFNGKTAANLTAAERTELSNSRFASFLAREFFKQERERVGFNGSIQVRPSDTLTLTANALIIRGNYDNVSNSMYTYGFEGSRLVSAQFGDGLVTSATFTGIPAGQTGATGQLDTLYRRTRVKNDTYSLLFDWQPAEGWAVTGNAGYTKASGGKDPEYLLDFRTQMGFTSGANGRNTTVDWTSPATDPTKWLSNFTAVGGENITATDGRTFFGRQIGGIPRQSGFTEDKEAFGEFNVKRDVSFGPFNELLFGARYVAHENSNTSFSNAVFTNQNFTLADLDFNVLPSGLYNGLGTSGNGAPYVGMDKDGIIDALERFGNFTDDRGFVRNEYWLVKENIAAGYVQANFSSGKFRGNVGGRLVNTDTESNFYVQSNGTFALTQVNNSETRFLPSANIIYDAGEDVTLRASAAKVIARARYSDLAGSLSLDDATRSGGGGNPDLKPYAATNFGLSAEWYFAPGSFLAAEVFYRDISNYVGNQVEDGVEFTNPITGQTLEYSISRPINGGKAQVTGFSLSGNTDLFAGFGIQGAYTFADAETPSFNTGLPFLSRHTLQISPYYESGPFQARLSYNRRSKYFYRFGRQQSQDYTDSYQQVDAQISYALSENFQVVATAANLLDETYYQYSSTPNAPTSIYKNGRVFSLSAQFRM; the protein is encoded by the coding sequence ATGGCTTCGACCGCGATCGTGTCGATGGGCGGCATTGCGCACGCCCAGGATGCGCAGGCAGTCGATCCCGGTCAGGATGACATTGTCGTCACCGGCATCCGCAAGTCCATCGCCGATTCGATCGAGCGCAAGCGCGAAGCCAATTCCATCGTCGATGTGATCAGCGCCGAAGATGTGGGCCGCTTCCCGGATTCGAACGTCGCCGATTCGCTGGCCCGCCTGCCGGGTGTTACCGTCGACCGCCAGTTCGGTGAAGGCGAGCAGCTGTCGATCGCCGGCGTCGAACCTGCGCTGAACCGCCTGACCATCAACGGTCACTCCGTCGCGTCAGCCGACTGGGGCGGCAACCCGTCCGACCGGTCGAGCCGCTCGTTCAACTATTCGCTGCTGTCGCCCACGATCATCAGCCAGGCCGTTGTCTACAAGACGCCTGAGGCCCGGCTTCAGGAAGGCGCGATCGGCGCCAGCGTCGATGTGGTAACGCGCAAGCCGCTCGACCTTGATTCCGGCACGATCGCAGTCACCGCTGGCGGCGAATATAACGATCGCGCCGATCGCGGCAGCTTTCGTGGCTCTGCGCTCTATAGCTGGAAGAATGCGGATGACACGATCGGCATCCTGGCGTCCGTCAACTATGACAAGGAACAGCTGAGCCGCGCGGGTGTCGCCGTCTACTGGTATCGTACCGGCCAGGCGCTGCTGGACAACGCGCCCGCCACGGCGACCTTCAACGGCAAGACCGCAGCCAATCTGACCGCAGCCGAGCGCACCGAACTGTCAAACTCGCGCTTTGCATCGTTCCTGGCGCGCGAATTCTTCAAGCAGGAGCGCGAGCGCGTCGGCTTCAACGGGTCGATCCAGGTGCGCCCGAGCGACACGCTGACCCTGACCGCAAACGCCCTGATCATCCGCGGCAATTACGACAACGTCTCCAACTCGATGTACACCTATGGCTTCGAAGGATCGCGGCTGGTCAGCGCGCAGTTCGGCGATGGTCTGGTCACGAGCGCGACGTTCACCGGCATTCCCGCGGGACAGACCGGCGCAACCGGTCAGCTCGATACGCTGTATCGCCGCACCCGCGTCAAGAACGACACCTATTCGCTGCTGTTCGACTGGCAGCCGGCCGAAGGCTGGGCGGTGACCGGCAATGCGGGCTACACCAAGGCGAGCGGCGGCAAGGACCCCGAATATCTGCTCGATTTCCGCACGCAGATGGGTTTCACCTCGGGCGCCAATGGCCGCAACACGACGGTCGACTGGACTTCGCCCGCGACCGATCCGACCAAGTGGTTGAGCAATTTCACTGCCGTGGGAGGCGAAAACATCACCGCCACCGACGGCCGCACCTTCTTTGGCCGACAGATCGGCGGCATTCCGCGCCAGTCTGGCTTTACCGAGGACAAGGAAGCGTTCGGCGAATTCAACGTGAAGCGGGACGTGTCGTTCGGCCCGTTCAACGAGCTGTTGTTCGGTGCGCGCTATGTTGCCCATGAAAACAGCAACACGTCGTTCAGCAACGCGGTGTTCACCAACCAGAACTTCACGCTGGCCGACCTGGATTTCAACGTTCTGCCGAGCGGCCTGTACAATGGCCTCGGCACGTCCGGGAACGGCGCGCCCTATGTCGGCATGGACAAGGACGGCATCATCGATGCGCTGGAGCGGTTCGGCAATTTCACGGACGATCGCGGCTTCGTGCGCAACGAATACTGGCTGGTGAAGGAAAACATCGCCGCCGGCTATGTGCAGGCCAATTTCAGCTCCGGCAAGTTCCGCGGGAACGTGGGCGGACGACTGGTCAACACGGACACGGAATCGAACTTCTATGTCCAGTCGAACGGCACCTTTGCCCTCACTCAGGTCAACAATTCCGAAACGCGGTTCCTGCCTTCGGCCAACATCATCTATGATGCGGGCGAGGACGTCACGCTGCGTGCATCGGCGGCAAAGGTGATTGCCCGTGCGCGCTATTCGGACCTTGCCGGTTCGCTGTCGCTTGATGATGCCACCCGCAGCGGCGGTGGCGGCAACCCGGACCTGAAGCCCTATGCGGCGACCAATTTCGGCCTGTCCGCCGAATGGTATTTTGCACCGGGCAGCTTCCTGGCGGCCGAAGTCTTCTATCGCGACATCTCGAACTATGTCGGCAACCAGGTCGAGGACGGGGTTGAGTTTACCAACCCGATCACCGGCCAGACGCTTGAATATTCGATCTCGCGGCCGATCAACGGTGGCAAGGCTCAGGTGACCGGCTTCTCGCTGTCGGGCAACACCGACCTGTTCGCCGGGTTCGGCATCCAGGGCGCCTATACCTTTGCCGATGCGGAAACGCCGAGCTTCAACACCGGCCTGCCGTTCCTGTCGCGGCACACGCTGCAGATCTCGCCCTATTATGAGAGTGGGCCGTTCCAGGCGCGTCTGAGCTATAACCGCCGGTCGAAGTATTTCTATCGCTTCGGTCGTCAGCAGTCGCAGGATTACACCGACAGCTATCAGCAGGTGGACGCCCAGATCAGCTATGCGCTGAGCGAAAACTTCCAGGTCGTGGCAACCGCCGCCAACCTGCTGGACGAAACCTATTACCAGTACAGCTCGACGCCGAACGCACCGACGTCGATCTACAAGAATGGCCGGGTCTTCTCGCTCAGCGCGCAGTTCCGGATGTAA
- a CDS encoding glycoside hydrolase family 2 protein yields MRRDRAAWLMLAAAPAVLGAGPRETMALDKGWEVRLSPGQATVEREHPAGARWRPAKVPGYVQSDLIEQKLVPDPFIGTNEAAIQWVGRSDWDYRGTIEASGAMLARDHVDLVLEGLDTFAEVWVNGRPVLTANNAHRRWRADVRPLLKPGKNAVLIRFRSPLGVLKPIVEKIAFPLPGEYDSMFGDEPPARQTSPYIRKPKYHYGWDWGPRILNIGPNGPVRLDLWDDARIDVMRVQQEAVGPAEARIAAELEVVADRDGAATVDVTVTGPDGMPVNASRTVQVTAGRNRVAIPIAIANPRLWYPVGYGEQPLYRVDARVTLDGQQVDQAARSTGLRTVELVREGDAIGRGFTLKINGLPMFMKGANLIPFDSFGPRVPDARMASILSDAIAANMNMVRIWGGGMYLPDSFFDAADRMGIMVWSDFMFGGAITPYDRDFRENVRIEAEEQVDRVQAHPSIVIWAGNNEVLSGWENWSDRVAFKKNVGPDEQERVGTGMAILFNQVLRNAAERRDADVPYWPGSPSTNYEGKPDVDGDGDRHYWDVWGGKKPASAYLESCPRFMSEYGLQAMPGMPTIARYARPGDMSVTSPVMRVHQKFLKGEGQERLLYYIGLRYRDPASFADFVYLSQAMQADGIALGALHHRACRPVTMGSLYWQLNDVWPGASWSSVDYYGRWKALHYAARRAFAPLAVSAGRRENGETNVALISDLTRAVDAQWSVRLVDVDGRETPIASGTARLDPLSATPVATYDDAALFGTADRSRTVAVVDMTVDGQRVSRAMVAAVPEKAMALPDPGLTPTWSAGPDGKARLTIRAERLTRGLWIGFGTLDAAASDNFIDLLPGETVTVGITGTASIAKLRRALDLRHLGSGGGR; encoded by the coding sequence ATGAGGCGGGATCGTGCAGCATGGCTGATGCTGGCAGCGGCCCCGGCCGTGCTGGGCGCTGGGCCGCGTGAGACGATGGCGCTGGACAAGGGGTGGGAAGTGCGACTGTCGCCGGGCCAGGCGACGGTGGAGCGCGAACATCCGGCAGGGGCGCGGTGGCGGCCGGCAAAGGTCCCCGGTTATGTCCAGTCCGACCTGATCGAGCAAAAGCTTGTCCCCGATCCCTTCATTGGCACGAACGAGGCGGCGATCCAGTGGGTCGGGCGCAGCGACTGGGACTATCGCGGCACGATCGAGGCGAGCGGCGCCATGCTGGCGCGCGATCATGTGGACCTGGTGCTGGAGGGCCTGGATACCTTTGCCGAGGTCTGGGTGAATGGTCGGCCGGTGCTGACCGCGAATAACGCCCATCGCCGCTGGCGGGCCGACGTCAGGCCGCTGCTGAAACCGGGCAAGAATGCGGTGCTGATCCGGTTCCGCTCGCCGCTGGGCGTGCTGAAGCCGATTGTGGAGAAGATCGCGTTTCCGCTGCCCGGCGAATATGATTCCATGTTCGGCGACGAGCCGCCGGCGCGCCAGACATCCCCCTATATCCGCAAACCCAAATATCATTACGGATGGGACTGGGGCCCGCGGATCCTCAATATCGGGCCGAATGGTCCAGTGCGTCTCGACCTGTGGGACGATGCGCGGATCGACGTCATGCGGGTGCAGCAGGAAGCGGTCGGGCCCGCCGAAGCGCGCATCGCCGCCGAGCTGGAGGTGGTCGCCGACCGGGACGGGGCAGCGACGGTCGATGTGACCGTAACCGGGCCGGACGGCATGCCGGTCAATGCAAGCCGCACGGTTCAGGTCACCGCCGGGCGCAACCGGGTGGCTATCCCAATCGCCATCGCCAATCCCCGCCTGTGGTATCCCGTCGGCTATGGCGAGCAGCCATTGTACCGCGTGGATGCCCGCGTGACGCTGGACGGACAGCAGGTCGATCAGGCGGCCCGATCCACTGGGCTGCGGACCGTCGAGCTGGTGCGAGAAGGGGATGCGATCGGACGCGGCTTTACGCTGAAGATCAACGGCCTGCCCATGTTCATGAAGGGCGCAAACCTGATCCCGTTCGACAGTTTCGGCCCGCGCGTACCCGATGCGCGGATGGCGTCGATCCTGTCCGATGCAATAGCCGCCAATATGAACATGGTCCGCATCTGGGGCGGGGGCATGTATCTGCCCGACAGCTTCTTTGATGCCGCCGACCGGATGGGCATCATGGTGTGGTCCGATTTCATGTTCGGCGGAGCGATCACCCCCTATGACCGGGATTTCCGCGAGAATGTGCGGATCGAGGCGGAGGAGCAGGTCGACCGGGTACAGGCGCATCCGTCCATCGTGATCTGGGCCGGGAATAACGAAGTGCTGTCCGGCTGGGAAAACTGGAGCGACCGGGTGGCATTCAAAAAGAATGTCGGGCCGGACGAGCAGGAGCGGGTCGGCACCGGCATGGCGATCCTGTTCAATCAGGTGCTGCGCAATGCCGCCGAACGCCGGGATGCCGATGTCCCATACTGGCCGGGATCGCCCAGTACCAATTACGAGGGCAAGCCCGATGTGGATGGCGATGGCGACCGCCATTACTGGGACGTCTGGGGCGGCAAGAAACCGGCCAGCGCCTATCTCGAAAGCTGCCCGCGCTTCATGTCGGAATATGGGTTGCAGGCGATGCCAGGGATGCCGACCATCGCGCGCTATGCCAGGCCGGGCGATATGAGCGTGACGTCGCCGGTGATGCGCGTCCACCAGAAATTCCTGAAGGGCGAGGGGCAGGAGCGCCTCCTCTATTACATTGGCCTGCGCTATCGCGATCCGGCCAGTTTCGCGGATTTCGTCTATCTGAGCCAGGCGATGCAGGCGGACGGCATTGCACTGGGCGCGCTGCACCACCGCGCCTGTCGACCGGTGACGATGGGATCGCTGTACTGGCAGCTGAACGATGTGTGGCCCGGTGCCAGCTGGTCCAGCGTCGATTATTATGGGCGGTGGAAGGCGCTGCATTACGCCGCCCGTCGGGCCTTTGCGCCGCTGGCCGTCAGTGCCGGCCGGCGGGAGAATGGTGAGACGAACGTCGCGCTGATTTCGGACCTCACGCGCGCTGTCGACGCGCAATGGTCGGTCCGGCTGGTCGATGTGGACGGGCGCGAAACGCCGATCGCGTCGGGCACTGCACGGCTGGACCCGCTGTCCGCCACGCCGGTTGCGACCTATGACGATGCTGCCCTGTTCGGCACGGCCGACCGCAGCCGGACGGTCGCCGTCGTCGACATGACGGTCGATGGTCAGCGCGTGTCGCGCGCCATGGTTGCGGCGGTGCCCGAAAAGGCGATGGCGCTGCCCGATCCGGGGCTGACGCCCACATGGTCCGCTGGCCCGGATGGCAAGGCACGGCTGACCATCCGGGCAGAGCGGCTGACCCGCGGCCTGTGGATCGGATTTGGCACGCTGGATGCGGCGGCATCGGACAATTTCATCGACCTGTTGCCCGGTGAAACGGTGACGGTCGGCATCACGGGTACGGCCAGCATCGCAAAGCTGCGCCGCGCGCTGGACCTGCGCCATCTGGGTTCAGGAGGAGGGCGATGA